In Haliaeetus albicilla chromosome 14, bHalAlb1.1, whole genome shotgun sequence, one genomic interval encodes:
- the OPTN gene encoding optineurin isoform X1, translating to MSSKLKSRPAENGEHPRSKMENGTDSMAAPALSTYTPEEMVQQMKELITENNDLKEAMKLHNQAMKDRYEELSIWREKQKEEREFYELKFKEAKQCLLAKCIENEQLQQQLQTLKEREGAEMEGCMAPEKEARQLKSQVQRLQAEKADLLAIISELQVKLNISSAEDSFVEIGINEGEINRTAKERQENSGEMTGNAAVYIRSKAADESKNLESEELTVSHLLCCLRNETQKREELEKDLQNHKERLSKLEKEASSCLDSGTQTEQEEEESSEAVGSEVETLNLQVCALFKELQEAHEKLKEAELIQKKLQEKCQGLERKSSAAASELEEKQQLIYTIKKLELQVESMQAEVKLEQAKTHEEKARYSSLQDAYSKLVPELTEAMKRIDEMKLKELDRVDKVVVEQLNAKVELAEQALAAKQLQIDEMKQMIAKQEEDLETMAVLRAQMEVYCSDFHAERAAREKIHEEKEQLAVQLAYLLKEQQNLEDLGRNSLAEMQNRHGARAPDREHSPRLVQRGTGSQDWPEQRNISMYSCPKCEEILPDLDTLQIHVMDCIN from the exons AAGCCATGAAGTTGCATAACCAAGCTATGAAGGACCGATATGAGGAACTTTCCATCTGGcgagagaagcagaaagaagaacGAGAATTTTATGAGTTAAAGTTTAAGGAGGCTAAGCAGTGCTTGCTAGCCAAGTGCATTGAAAATGAACAGCTACAGCAACAACTTCAGACcttaaaggaaagagaaggagctGAAATG GAGGGCTGCATGGCTCCCGAGAAGGAAGCGAGGCAGCTGAAATCCCAGGTGCAGCGGCTCCAGGCTGAGAAGGCAGATCTGCTAGCCATCATTTCAGAACTGCAGGTCAAGCTGAACATCTCCTCAGCAGAGGATTCCTTTGTGGAGATTGGGATAAAT gaaggagaaataaatagaaCTGCAAAGGAACGTCAAGAGAATAGCGGTGAAATGACCGGTAATGCTGCCGTCTACAT CAGGAGCAAAGCTGCAGATGAATCGAAGAATTTGGAGTCCGAGGAGCTAACTGTGAGCCACTTGCTCTGCTGCCTTAGAAATGAAactcagaagagggaagaaCTTGAGAAGGACCTGCAGAATCACAAAGAGAG actgtcaaagctggagaaggaagccagcagctgcctggacAGTGGGACACAAACTGaacaggaagaagaggagagtTCAGAGGCT gTTGGCAGTGAAGTTGAAACCCTGAATTTGCAAGTTTGTGCTCTGTTTAAAGAGCTTCAGGAAGCCCATGAGAAGTTAAAAGAAGCAGAATTGATTCAGAAGAAGCTTCAAGAAAA GTGCCAAggcctggaaagaaaaagctcagCTGCTGCATCGGAAttggaggagaagcagcagctaatATACACCATCAAGAAGCTGGAACTTCAGGTGGAGAGCATGCAGGCAGAGGTCAAGCTGGAACAAGCCAAGACACATGAAGAAAA GGCAAGATATAGTAGCTTGCAGGATGCATACAGCAAACTCGTTCCTGAGCTCACTGAGGCAATGAAAAGAATCGATGAAATGAAACTCAAAGAG CTGGACAGAGTGGATAAAGTTGTGGTGGAACAACTGAATGCAAAGGTAGAGTTGGCAGAACAAGCCCTTGCTGCAAAGCAGCTCCAGATAGATGAAATGAAGCAGATGATTGCTAAGCAAGAGGAGGACCTTGAAACAATGGCTGTGCTCCGTGCTCAG ATGGAAGTTTATTGTTCTGATTTCCATGCTGAGAGGGCAGCAAGAGAGAAGATCCATGAGGAGAAGGAGCAGTTGGCTGTCCAGCTGGCATACCTGCtaaaagagcagcaaaaccTTGAAGATCTTGGCCG AAACTCTTTGGCGGAGATGCAGAATCGCCACGGAGCGAGGGCACCAGATCGGGAACACTCACCTCGCCTTGTCCAAAGAG GAACTGGTAGTCAAGACTGGCCAGAGCAGCGGAATATCTCAATGTATTCATGTCCCAAATGTGAAGAAATTCTACCTGATTTGGACACACTGCAGATTCATGTTATGGATTGCATTAATTGA
- the OPTN gene encoding optineurin isoform X2: MSSKLKSRPAENGEHPRSKMENGTDSMAAPALSTYTPEEMVQQMKELITENNDLKEAMKLHNQAMKDRYEELSIWREKQKEEREFYELKFKEAKQCLLAKCIENEQLQQQLQTLKEREGAEMEGCMAPEKEARQLKSQVQRLQAEKADLLAIISELQVKLNISSAEDSFVEIGINEGEINRTAKERQENSGEMTGNAAVYMSKAADESKNLESEELTVSHLLCCLRNETQKREELEKDLQNHKERLSKLEKEASSCLDSGTQTEQEEEESSEAVGSEVETLNLQVCALFKELQEAHEKLKEAELIQKKLQEKCQGLERKSSAAASELEEKQQLIYTIKKLELQVESMQAEVKLEQAKTHEEKARYSSLQDAYSKLVPELTEAMKRIDEMKLKELDRVDKVVVEQLNAKVELAEQALAAKQLQIDEMKQMIAKQEEDLETMAVLRAQMEVYCSDFHAERAAREKIHEEKEQLAVQLAYLLKEQQNLEDLGRNSLAEMQNRHGARAPDREHSPRLVQRGTGSQDWPEQRNISMYSCPKCEEILPDLDTLQIHVMDCIN; the protein is encoded by the exons AAGCCATGAAGTTGCATAACCAAGCTATGAAGGACCGATATGAGGAACTTTCCATCTGGcgagagaagcagaaagaagaacGAGAATTTTATGAGTTAAAGTTTAAGGAGGCTAAGCAGTGCTTGCTAGCCAAGTGCATTGAAAATGAACAGCTACAGCAACAACTTCAGACcttaaaggaaagagaaggagctGAAATG GAGGGCTGCATGGCTCCCGAGAAGGAAGCGAGGCAGCTGAAATCCCAGGTGCAGCGGCTCCAGGCTGAGAAGGCAGATCTGCTAGCCATCATTTCAGAACTGCAGGTCAAGCTGAACATCTCCTCAGCAGAGGATTCCTTTGTGGAGATTGGGATAAAT gaaggagaaataaatagaaCTGCAAAGGAACGTCAAGAGAATAGCGGTGAAATGACCGGTAATGCTGCCGTCTACAT GAGCAAAGCTGCAGATGAATCGAAGAATTTGGAGTCCGAGGAGCTAACTGTGAGCCACTTGCTCTGCTGCCTTAGAAATGAAactcagaagagggaagaaCTTGAGAAGGACCTGCAGAATCACAAAGAGAG actgtcaaagctggagaaggaagccagcagctgcctggacAGTGGGACACAAACTGaacaggaagaagaggagagtTCAGAGGCT gTTGGCAGTGAAGTTGAAACCCTGAATTTGCAAGTTTGTGCTCTGTTTAAAGAGCTTCAGGAAGCCCATGAGAAGTTAAAAGAAGCAGAATTGATTCAGAAGAAGCTTCAAGAAAA GTGCCAAggcctggaaagaaaaagctcagCTGCTGCATCGGAAttggaggagaagcagcagctaatATACACCATCAAGAAGCTGGAACTTCAGGTGGAGAGCATGCAGGCAGAGGTCAAGCTGGAACAAGCCAAGACACATGAAGAAAA GGCAAGATATAGTAGCTTGCAGGATGCATACAGCAAACTCGTTCCTGAGCTCACTGAGGCAATGAAAAGAATCGATGAAATGAAACTCAAAGAG CTGGACAGAGTGGATAAAGTTGTGGTGGAACAACTGAATGCAAAGGTAGAGTTGGCAGAACAAGCCCTTGCTGCAAAGCAGCTCCAGATAGATGAAATGAAGCAGATGATTGCTAAGCAAGAGGAGGACCTTGAAACAATGGCTGTGCTCCGTGCTCAG ATGGAAGTTTATTGTTCTGATTTCCATGCTGAGAGGGCAGCAAGAGAGAAGATCCATGAGGAGAAGGAGCAGTTGGCTGTCCAGCTGGCATACCTGCtaaaagagcagcaaaaccTTGAAGATCTTGGCCG AAACTCTTTGGCGGAGATGCAGAATCGCCACGGAGCGAGGGCACCAGATCGGGAACACTCACCTCGCCTTGTCCAAAGAG GAACTGGTAGTCAAGACTGGCCAGAGCAGCGGAATATCTCAATGTATTCATGTCCCAAATGTGAAGAAATTCTACCTGATTTGGACACACTGCAGATTCATGTTATGGATTGCATTAATTGA